Below is a window of Dietzia timorensis DNA.
GTTCAAGCGCTCAATGTGTGGTGGCAGTTGGCCCTGGCGGCGCTCGTGCCCGTTTCTCGCCGCAGCTATTTCTACGAATTTCTGCGTCGCCGCACGGACCGGGCTCAGGCGGAATTCGCCGGTTAGCTCCCGAAGTCGCGAGAGGATCCGGAGTCCCACATCTCGTCGGTACGGTCCTGCACAATGGCCAGTACTTCCGAATGGTCGCGTCCGATAGACACGGACATGTGCATTTCTGTCCATACCGGCAAGCCCTCACCGGATGTCAGCTGGCAGCACACGGACAGGCTTTCCGTTACCCCTGCGAAGAGCCAGAGAAGTGCATCATCGAGTTTCGATTCGACGTTGACGAACCCCAGGTCTCGGCCGGGGATTCCGAGCAGATCTCCGCGGAGGCGCCCGAGAACGTCCGCGAATGCATCATTCACATCGATGATTACCCCTTGGTGGTTGAAGACCACCATGGGCATAGGCGATGAGCGCAGCAGGCATTGAAGGTTTACGTCGTAGCCCGGCGCGGTCTGCTGGGGTTGGAGTGGATCGCGGGAATTCACACCGATAGTCTTACAAACCCGCCTGCCAATGTCTACAGTGTTTCTGGTTCGCCTGCCGCACTGCGCATATCGGGATTCACCGCAGGGCTACGCACGACCGATCACAGTATCGTGGTCGATCCCGTCGGTCACCATGGCGCCGTATTCAAATCCTCGGCCCGCCCCGAGTCGAGCCGTACAGAAAGCTTGGGCCACAGCCGGGTCCGCATCGCGCAGCAGCACCGACGCCTGGAAGGACAGCGCCATCGACTCGACGAGCCGACGCGCACCGGCCTCTGCAGACATCGGGTCACGCGCGGCGTCAGCGAGAAGGGCGAGGGTCCGCTCCGTATGCGCGTCGAAATCGGGATTCGTGCCGCGTTGGGCGGCGATCTCCGCTTCGAATGCCCGCGCCGAATCGGGATCGCGGGCCAGCGCGCGAAGCACGTCGAGGGCGATCACGTTGCCCGAGCCCTCCCACACGGCCAATACCGGAGCCTCCCGGTAGCGCCGCGCGAGCGGGAAGTCTTCGGTGTAACCGTTCCCGCCGAGGCATTCCAGCGATTCGTAGGCATGCCCCGGTCCTCGCTTACACACCCAATACTTGCTGACGGCGGTCGCGATCCTTCGCAGGGCGGCCTCCCCCTCATTGTCATGCGCCTGCGCGAGTCGGAGCGCCGTCCACGTGGCTGCCTCGGATTCGATCTGCAAGTCCGCGATGACCCCGCGCATCGCAGGCTTTTCGATGAGCGTCGTCTCGAAGGCCGCGCGGTGACGCGCGTGCCAGGCCGCCTCGGCCACCGACTGCCGCATACCGGCGGCCGCGCCGATCACGCAGTCCAGCCGGGTGCGCCCGACCATGTCGATGATGGTCCGCACGCCGCGGCCCGGCTCCCCCACGAGCCACGCCAGCGCGCCGTCAAACTCCACTTCACTAGAGGCGTTCGATTTATTGCCGAGCTTGTCCTTGAGGCGCTGCACGAGGAAGGCGTTGCGCTCCCCGCCCGGCAGGATGCGCGGCAGCCAGAAGCAGCTCAGCCCCTCCGGGGCCTGCGCTAGTACGAGGAACGCATCCGACTGCGGCGCCGAGCAAAACCACTTGTGCCCACGCAAGGCGTACACGTCCTCCCCGAACGAAGTCGCCGGTTCGGCGGTCGTGGTGTTGGCGCGAACGTCGGAGCCGCCCTGTTTCTCGGTCATCGCCATGCCGACGATGAGTCCGTCCTTTGTCGCGGGATCGCGAAGCTCCGGATCGTAGACCGTGGACAACAGTTTCGGCTCCCACTGCGCAGCGAGACCTGGCGAGTGGCGGAGCGAAGGGACGATCGCGTGTGTCATCGACACCGGGCACGAGTGGCCGGGCTCGATCTGGCCGGCGAGGTAGAAGCCGGCAGCGCGCTGCACATTCGCGCCCGGCCCAGGGTCGGCCCAGGCGCTGGTGTGCAAACCCTCGGCAATCGAGTACCCCATGATCTCGTGGTAGGCAGGGTGAAATTCGATCTCGTCGACGCGGTGCCCCCATCGGTCGAAGGCCACGTGCCGGGGAGTACAGGTGTTCGCGAGCTGGGCGTCGTGCTGGTATTCGGCGGTGCCTACGCGCTCTCCGATTCGGCGCAACTTGCCGGTGTCCGCGGCAGGCGCATAGGCAGCGACCGCCTCTACCAGCGCCGGATTCGCCGTGAACTCGTCGATACCGGCCCGCGGTGGTGCCTGGTTCGCAACCTCGTGCGTGCGGCCACGGCGCGGCGGCCGAAGATGATCGGGCGAGTCTGGATGGGGATTCGAATGTGTCATGACTTCGCTCCGAGCGCTCGAATGCAGAAGGCGAGCAGATATCGTGTGACCTCGCCGTCGTCATCCGGGCCGTGTTGAGGCGCGGTCATCCGGCCGAAGAGGTTCTCGCTGATGGCTCCGATCACGGCCCGGGAGGCAAGGGCGGGATCCTGTTCGGGCAATTCACCGAAGTCGACTGCGGTGGCGATGGTCTCGGAGAAGAAACGGTGGTGGCGCTGGCGAAGAGCGAGACGCTCGGCCTCGATTGCCGGGCTCACGGGCTCGAACAGCAGGGCCTCCGCCATCCTTCGACCCCGGAAGGCCCGCCCGGCGAATGTGGTGAGAAAGCTCTCCAGGCGCGTGAGGAAGTCGGCGCCCGGTTGTTCGAGCGCCTCACGCGCATATTCGAGTTCGTGCCCCGCGACAACTCGGAACACCTCCGTGAGCAGTTCGTCGCGGCTACCGAAGTACGAGTACACGCTGCCGGTTGAGACCTCGGCGCGGGCGGCGATCTCGCGCACACTTGCCCCTGCGAAGCCACTCTGCGCCACCGTGTTGATGGCCGCATCGAGGATCGCCTGCCTGCGTGTAGCCGCCCGCACACGCACCTGCGGAGTTTCGCGATACACCATGGTCACCTCGCCGAATCATGACGAACGAGGGTTCGCGGCCTCAAGGTTTGAACCGTCGTTCAATTAAGGCAAAGCGTACACGCCAACCCCCACGATGCCCTGGCCTGGCGAGCACACGCCGCAGATGGGCGACTATCTATGGGCCGCTATCGCGTCGACTATCTCGTCGCGCAGCTCGGGTCGGCAGATGATGAGGTCGGGAAGGTAGGTGTCGG
It encodes the following:
- a CDS encoding PAS domain-containing protein, whose product is MNSRDPLQPQQTAPGYDVNLQCLLRSSPMPMVVFNHQGVIIDVNDAFADVLGRLRGDLLGIPGRDLGFVNVESKLDDALLWLFAGVTESLSVCCQLTSGEGLPVWTEMHMSVSIGRDHSEVLAIVQDRTDEMWDSGSSRDFGS
- a CDS encoding acyl-CoA dehydrogenase family protein, which gives rise to MTHSNPHPDSPDHLRPPRRGRTHEVANQAPPRAGIDEFTANPALVEAVAAYAPAADTGKLRRIGERVGTAEYQHDAQLANTCTPRHVAFDRWGHRVDEIEFHPAYHEIMGYSIAEGLHTSAWADPGPGANVQRAAGFYLAGQIEPGHSCPVSMTHAIVPSLRHSPGLAAQWEPKLLSTVYDPELRDPATKDGLIVGMAMTEKQGGSDVRANTTTAEPATSFGEDVYALRGHKWFCSAPQSDAFLVLAQAPEGLSCFWLPRILPGGERNAFLVQRLKDKLGNKSNASSEVEFDGALAWLVGEPGRGVRTIIDMVGRTRLDCVIGAAAGMRQSVAEAAWHARHRAAFETTLIEKPAMRGVIADLQIESEAATWTALRLAQAHDNEGEAALRRIATAVSKYWVCKRGPGHAYESLECLGGNGYTEDFPLARRYREAPVLAVWEGSGNVIALDVLRALARDPDSARAFEAEIAAQRGTNPDFDAHTERTLALLADAARDPMSAEAGARRLVESMALSFQASVLLRDADPAVAQAFCTARLGAGRGFEYGAMVTDGIDHDTVIGRA
- a CDS encoding TetR/AcrR family transcriptional regulator — translated: MVYRETPQVRVRAATRRQAILDAAINTVAQSGFAGASVREIAARAEVSTGSVYSYFGSRDELLTEVFRVVAGHELEYAREALEQPGADFLTRLESFLTTFAGRAFRGRRMAEALLFEPVSPAIEAERLALRQRHHRFFSETIATAVDFGELPEQDPALASRAVIGAISENLFGRMTAPQHGPDDDGEVTRYLLAFCIRALGAKS